Proteins from a genomic interval of Lactococcus protaetiae:
- a CDS encoding XRE family transcriptional regulator has translation MFYDRLKKLVTESHKSFNRVERELGYPRNALANYRLGKEPSAKRLTEIADYFGVTSEYLLGKDDEYSYKKAQLLFDGLDEERKQKLLEYIQERIDVLKSMEETFVSLSATRFVYCGNDTWTIQSNDRTINFPVSQLPEDYDAVFELVGGALEPTSPNATGNLIFIKYDENNQVSAVHTFQLDHEHYAKLLTGDGKVFYLNRSDNTEYEDVPVTCGKIGKVYHSTSLL, from the coding sequence ATGTTTTATGATCGTTTAAAAAAATTAGTCACTGAGTCTCATAAATCTTTTAATCGTGTCGAAAGAGAGTTGGGCTATCCCAGAAATGCTCTTGCGAACTATCGTTTGGGTAAGGAACCTAGCGCAAAACGTTTGACTGAGATTGCAGATTATTTTGGGGTCACATCCGAATATCTTCTTGGAAAAGATGATGAATATAGCTACAAAAAAGCTCAATTATTATTTGATGGGCTTGATGAAGAAAGAAAACAAAAGCTATTGGAATACATTCAAGAAAGAATTGATGTGCTCAAAAGCATGGAAGAAACTTTCGTTTCTTTATCAGCTACGCGGTTTGTCTATTGTGGCAACGATACTTGGACGATACAGTCAAATGACCGTACGATTAATTTTCCTGTTAGCCAGCTTCCTGAAGATTATGATGCTGTTTTTGAACTTGTTGGTGGAGCTTTAGAGCCAACTTCCCCTAATGCAACTGGAAATCTGATATTTATCAAGTATGATGAAAATAACCAAGTGAGTGCGGTTCATACTTTTCAACTTGACCATGAACATTATGCTAAACTTCTTACTGGCGATGGCAAAGTGTTCTATCTCAATCGTTCAGATAATACTGAGTATGAAGATGTTCCTGTTACTTGTGGCAAGATTGGTAAAGTCTATCATTCCACATCACTTCTTTAA
- a CDS encoding MGMT family protein — MAELTETTKKILSVLTEIPEGTVMSYRDVGRLAGLSNGARQVSRVLHSMSKKYQLPWWRVISSKGVISLPEPGRTEQIARLRAEGLEVSAQGKVIL; from the coding sequence ATGGCAGAACTTACAGAAACAACGAAAAAAATTCTGTCAGTACTGACAGAAATACCAGAAGGAACCGTTATGAGTTATAGAGATGTGGGAAGACTTGCGGGACTTTCTAACGGTGCAAGACAAGTTTCACGTGTCCTACATTCAATGTCAAAAAAATATCAGCTTCCATGGTGGCGTGTCATATCATCCAAAGGAGTAATTAGCTTACCAGAACCAGGACGCACCGAGCAAATTGCGCGTTTACGAGCAGAAGGGTTAGAGGTTTCTGCTCAAGGGAAAGTAATACTATAG
- a CDS encoding MFS transporter, which translates to MYNKPMTSKAKFLLAVAMLFSAGNSVASTFINVFLMRTTDNSITLVIWQSILNYLILLIAFVSGTRLLSKLSITKIFRLGIIAQALYYVIILVMRNNLLPFIVPLGIFSGLGQGLYWFSLNLLIGDIVTEDNQAKFFSYQQMMGFIFGILVPALSGFLIVRMGGLSGYYVLFAISIFLFLFGIFLIKNISGFKTENKMNILGVLTLRGNRYWDSNAILSFSMGFKGVLNSLIFVLFAYLIFKNESTMGNLGSFQAILSAISSLIFAHIFQKSHTRAMYFITCSLSFLTFVLLALFANPIMMIAGYIIFGIIQSWGSAIANAMNYRLSTRGGNGFSQREYIVASEFPIALGRVLGLLLALLLTQILPSALTAYRFLFIATGLMWMLEFIIIDYKVKWLKND; encoded by the coding sequence ATGTATAATAAACCCATGACCTCAAAAGCAAAATTTCTCCTCGCAGTTGCCATGCTTTTCTCAGCAGGAAATAGTGTCGCTTCTACCTTTATTAATGTCTTTCTCATGCGAACAACGGACAATAGCATTACCCTTGTCATCTGGCAAAGCATTCTCAACTATCTTATTCTTCTGATTGCTTTTGTTAGTGGCACACGGCTCCTGTCAAAACTCTCTATTACCAAAATATTTCGACTGGGTATTATTGCCCAAGCTCTCTATTATGTCATCATCCTTGTCATGCGCAACAATCTATTACCTTTCATTGTACCTTTGGGCATTTTTTCAGGTCTTGGTCAGGGACTCTACTGGTTCTCACTTAATCTCCTGATTGGTGATATTGTTACCGAAGACAATCAAGCAAAGTTCTTTAGCTACCAGCAGATGATGGGATTTATCTTTGGTATCCTCGTTCCTGCGTTATCAGGCTTTCTGATTGTTCGTATGGGTGGGCTCTCAGGATACTATGTCCTCTTTGCCATTTCTATTTTTCTCTTTTTGTTTGGTATTTTCCTCATCAAAAACATTTCAGGTTTTAAAACTGAAAATAAAATGAATATCTTGGGTGTACTTACACTGAGGGGCAATCGTTACTGGGATTCCAATGCAATTTTAAGTTTTTCGATGGGTTTCAAAGGAGTTCTGAACAGTCTCATCTTTGTCCTCTTTGCCTATCTTATTTTCAAAAACGAAAGCACGATGGGCAACCTCGGTTCATTTCAAGCGATTTTAAGTGCAATCAGTTCACTAATTTTTGCACATATTTTTCAAAAAAGCCATACACGCGCGATGTATTTTATCACGTGCAGTTTAAGTTTTCTAACTTTCGTGCTACTCGCACTTTTTGCCAATCCCATTATGATGATTGCAGGCTACATCATATTTGGTATCATCCAAAGTTGGGGAAGTGCGATTGCTAACGCGATGAACTATAGACTCTCAACCCGTGGCGGAAACGGTTTTTCTCAACGTGAGTATATTGTTGCTAGTGAATTTCCTATTGCCCTTGGACGTGTCTTAGGATTGCTCCTTGCCCTACTACTGACTCAGATTCTACCATCGGCGTTAACCGCTTATCGCTTTCTTTTTATCGCAACGGGTCTCATGTGGATGCTTGAGTTTATCATCATTGATTACAAGGTCAAGTGGTTAAAAAACGACTAA
- a CDS encoding putative polysaccharide biosynthesis protein, with amino-acid sequence MENSGQTMDTDSKPIKTATKSKDQMLSGTAWRTGADMIGKVLGVVYIIPWYAWMGRFGNEANSLYSMGYNIYALFLLISTVGIPAAVAREVARYNTLDDPNMAYRLVRQMLGVMALLGIVAAGLMFFLSGPLSTLVGGKDSADLIPVMKSLALAVLIFPSMSVIRGYFQGLNQVKAYAMSQLLEQVVRIVWMLATTFAIMKLGSHDWQSAVTQSTTAAFVGMLGSYAVLLFYLQRSGNLTRLLRPGPAKSKINALEILKTTMHTAIPFIVIGSAIQIFKIIDNSTFMNMMPWVTNYSHNELLALMSYFSANTDKLTMVLLGVALTLGSVSDPLITEHYVQGNRRELAVLVGYNFQLYVGFMLPAVVGMALLTKPIYTIFYQVPSSLQSSLFVFAILQSFLLGLYMLVYPPLTVMDHKRMAMKFFIITLIAKVVLQVPMILIFHSYGPLLATTLSFLLGVSLFIRKLHQITRFSIKNTIRGAQGAALLTVFMAVVVIAVEIVLGFVFGKVPGRAGSAIIAVIAGGAGFYTYLWFAAKLGLLEKWFGVRGTSLRKKLHL; translated from the coding sequence ATGGAAAATTCAGGACAAACAATGGATACAGATAGTAAGCCGATAAAAACGGCGACAAAATCGAAAGACCAAATGCTCTCTGGAACTGCATGGCGTACTGGTGCAGATATGATTGGTAAGGTTTTGGGTGTTGTTTATATTATTCCGTGGTATGCATGGATGGGGCGTTTCGGGAATGAGGCGAACTCTCTTTATAGCATGGGTTATAATATTTATGCACTTTTCTTGCTTATTTCAACAGTAGGAATTCCAGCGGCAGTGGCGCGTGAAGTTGCAAGGTATAATACTTTGGATGATCCTAATATGGCTTATCGTCTTGTTCGCCAGATGTTAGGTGTGATGGCACTTTTAGGGATTGTTGCAGCAGGATTGATGTTCTTTCTCTCAGGCCCACTCTCTACTTTGGTTGGAGGTAAAGATAGCGCAGATTTGATTCCAGTGATGAAGAGTCTTGCACTTGCTGTTTTAATCTTCCCATCAATGTCAGTGATTAGGGGATATTTCCAAGGATTGAATCAAGTTAAGGCTTATGCAATGAGCCAACTTTTGGAGCAAGTGGTCCGTATTGTTTGGATGCTTGCAACAACTTTCGCAATCATGAAACTCGGCTCGCATGATTGGCAAAGTGCCGTGACTCAGTCAACAACAGCAGCTTTTGTTGGGATGTTGGGGTCTTATGCTGTGCTTCTCTTTTATTTACAACGTTCTGGTAATTTGACTAGACTTTTGCGTCCAGGACCTGCAAAATCTAAGATAAATGCACTTGAAATTTTGAAAACGACAATGCATACAGCGATTCCGTTTATTGTGATTGGCTCGGCGATTCAGATTTTCAAGATTATTGATAACTCGACATTTATGAATATGATGCCTTGGGTAACAAATTATAGTCATAATGAATTACTGGCATTGATGAGCTACTTTTCAGCGAATACAGATAAGTTGACGATGGTCTTGCTGGGCGTGGCACTAACTTTAGGCTCTGTTTCTGACCCATTGATTACTGAGCACTATGTGCAGGGAAATCGGCGGGAACTTGCTGTTTTGGTGGGTTATAATTTTCAACTTTATGTTGGTTTCATGCTTCCCGCAGTTGTGGGGATGGCGCTTTTAACTAAACCAATTTATACGATTTTTTATCAGGTACCGTCAAGTTTACAAAGTAGTTTGTTTGTTTTTGCTATTTTGCAAAGTTTCTTGTTGGGGCTTTATATGCTCGTTTATCCTCCGCTTACGGTGATGGATCATAAACGTATGGCGATGAAATTTTTCATCATTACTTTGATTGCAAAAGTTGTTTTGCAGGTGCCGATGATTTTAATTTTTCATAGTTATGGGCCACTTTTGGCTACAACTTTATCTTTCTTGCTTGGTGTTTCACTTTTTATCAGAAAACTTCATCAGATTACTCGTTTTTCAATCAAAAATACAATTCGTGGTGCTCAAGGTGCGGCTTTGTTAACTGTATTTATGGCTGTTGTTGTTATCGCGGTTGAAATTGTTTTAGGCTTTGTTTTTGGTAAAGTGCCGGGACGTGCGGGTTCAGCGATAATCGCTGTTATTGCAGGTGGTGCAGGTTTTTATACTTATCTTTGGTTTGCTGCAAAACTAGGACTGCTAGAAAAATGGTTTGGAGTGCGTGGTACAAGTTTAAGGAAAAAATTACATCTTTGA
- a CDS encoding M13-type metalloendopeptidase, protein MVRVQDDLFAAVNAEWLEQAEIPADKPRISAFDELVLQNEKNLTEDLKDLSVNLPVDNAELLETIKFYNKAGNWDSRNQADFTAVKAELNKVLKLTDFKDFLSALTDLVFHSQAPLPFSFSVEPDMKDAVHHALGFTGPGLILPDTTYYADEHPRKAELLDFWTKNSTEILEAFDIENAERIASDAVKFDALLVPSANTSEEWAKYAELYNPVSTDNFVKGLSTVDFAPFIENLVGTQPEKIIVFENRFYDHFNLLVNEENWQLIKAWMLTKTARKATSFLTEDLRILGSAYNRFLSNVKEPRSQEKHQLDLTESYFSQVIGIFYGKKYFGETAKEDVKRMVSAMIKVYQERLRTNAWLSQATAEKAIEKLDAITPFIGFPDKLPEIYKKLKVTDGSLYENAVKFDEILTARHYEKFAEDVDKTLWHMPAHMVNAYYSPDSNTIVFPAAILQAPFYSLEQSSSQNYGGIGAVIAHEISHAFDNNGAQFDKYGNLNKWWLEEDYSAFEKKQEEMIALFEGVETEAGPANGKLIVSENIADQGGITAALTAAKNESDVDLGAFFSQWAAIWRMKASLEFQQMLLSMDVHAPAKLRANIPPTNLEEFYEAFDIKPEDKMYRAPEKRVKIW, encoded by the coding sequence ATGGTTAGAGTTCAAGATGATTTGTTTGCAGCGGTAAATGCGGAGTGGTTGGAACAAGCTGAAATTCCAGCTGATAAGCCACGCATTTCAGCGTTTGATGAGCTGGTTTTGCAAAATGAAAAAAATTTGACAGAAGATTTGAAAGATTTGTCAGTAAATTTGCCGGTGGACAATGCTGAGCTGTTAGAAACAATCAAGTTTTATAATAAAGCAGGAAATTGGGACAGCCGTAATCAAGCGGATTTCACGGCCGTAAAAGCTGAGTTGAATAAGGTTTTGAAACTGACAGACTTTAAGGACTTTCTGTCAGCACTGACAGATTTGGTTTTTCATTCACAAGCTCCTTTGCCTTTTTCTTTTAGTGTAGAGCCTGATATGAAAGATGCTGTGCATCATGCGCTTGGCTTCACGGGTCCAGGTCTGATTTTACCTGACACGACTTATTATGCAGACGAACATCCAAGAAAAGCTGAATTACTAGATTTTTGGACAAAAAATTCAACTGAAATTTTGGAGGCATTTGATATTGAAAATGCAGAACGTATTGCTTCTGACGCGGTAAAATTTGATGCGCTTTTAGTACCGTCAGCGAATACTTCTGAAGAATGGGCGAAATACGCTGAATTATACAATCCTGTCAGTACTGACAACTTTGTAAAGGGGCTTTCAACAGTTGATTTTGCACCATTTATCGAAAATCTGGTAGGGACACAGCCAGAGAAAATTATTGTCTTTGAAAATCGTTTTTACGATCACTTTAATCTACTTGTCAATGAAGAAAATTGGCAACTTATCAAAGCGTGGATGCTGACGAAAACTGCGCGTAAAGCAACATCATTTTTGACAGAAGACTTGCGTATCCTAGGTTCTGCTTACAATCGATTTTTGTCAAATGTTAAAGAACCACGCAGTCAAGAAAAACATCAACTTGACTTGACAGAAAGTTATTTTAGTCAAGTGATTGGGATTTTCTATGGTAAAAAATATTTTGGTGAAACTGCAAAAGAAGACGTGAAACGTATGGTTTCAGCGATGATAAAAGTTTATCAAGAACGCTTGCGTACCAACGCTTGGTTAAGCCAAGCGACTGCTGAAAAAGCAATTGAAAAGCTTGATGCAATTACACCATTTATCGGTTTTCCTGACAAACTTCCAGAAATTTATAAAAAGCTCAAAGTGACTGACGGAAGTTTATATGAAAATGCGGTCAAATTTGATGAAATTTTGACAGCTCGTCACTATGAGAAATTCGCTGAAGATGTTGATAAAACACTCTGGCATATGCCAGCTCATATGGTCAATGCTTACTACAGCCCAGATAGCAATACCATTGTTTTCCCAGCTGCGATTTTGCAAGCGCCATTTTATTCGCTTGAACAATCTTCATCACAAAATTACGGTGGAATTGGCGCAGTAATTGCTCACGAAATTTCACACGCTTTTGATAATAATGGAGCGCAGTTTGATAAATATGGTAATCTGAACAAATGGTGGTTGGAAGAAGATTACTCTGCATTTGAAAAGAAACAAGAAGAAATGATTGCACTTTTTGAAGGAGTAGAAACGGAAGCAGGACCAGCGAACGGAAAACTTATTGTATCAGAAAACATTGCAGACCAGGGTGGTATTACGGCGGCACTGACGGCAGCAAAAAATGAATCTGATGTTGACTTAGGCGCATTTTTCAGTCAATGGGCGGCCATTTGGCGTATGAAAGCAAGCCTTGAATTTCAACAAATGCTACTTAGTATGGATGTCCATGCTCCAGCAAAACTTCGTGCAAATATTCCACCAACAAATCTTGAAGAATTTTATGAAGCGTTCGATATCAAACCTGAAGATAAAATGTATCGAGCTCCTGAAAAACGTGTTAAAATCTGGTAA
- a CDS encoding transcriptional regulator produces MDKFFDKTKQMTTLLRTTPVDFSKEFPYQLLMDKLAEFLGCDLFIVDSKRNFLGYHYSHTDKQNSNALKTFFNYQKLPESVAAATLAFYEINHNKKIEDSILAPVKELAEYYSESSITVAPVYGSSLRIGTIFILSNNPLEVEQLILVEFLASIIGTQLSYLMLEELENKRRDNTLATLVGSLSRTELESFKAIIEKIEL; encoded by the coding sequence GTGGATAAATTTTTTGATAAAACAAAGCAAATGACAACTTTGCTGAGAACAACACCAGTGGATTTCTCAAAAGAATTCCCTTATCAACTGTTAATGGATAAGCTTGCAGAATTTTTAGGGTGCGACCTTTTTATTGTTGACTCTAAAAGAAATTTCTTAGGGTATCATTATTCACACACAGATAAGCAAAATTCAAACGCGCTAAAAACATTTTTTAATTATCAAAAGCTTCCAGAGAGTGTTGCAGCGGCTACACTAGCTTTTTACGAGATAAATCATAATAAAAAGATAGAAGACTCCATTCTTGCACCAGTAAAAGAGCTTGCAGAATATTACTCAGAAAGTTCAATCACTGTAGCACCAGTTTATGGTAGCAGCCTACGTATCGGTACGATTTTTATTTTATCCAATAATCCTCTCGAAGTAGAGCAACTAATATTGGTAGAGTTCCTAGCTTCAATCATTGGAACTCAGCTCTCTTACTTGATGTTAGAAGAACTGGAAAATAAACGCAGAGACAATACATTAGCAACGCTTGTTGGTTCACTTTCTCGCACAGAACTAGAATCATTTAAAGCCATCATCGAAAAAATAGAATTATAG
- the rpoB gene encoding DNA-directed RNA polymerase subunit beta translates to MAGHDVKYGKHRTRRSFSRIKEVIGLPNLIEVQTSSYKNFLDEGLANVFKEMFPIDNFAGTMELEFVGYEMKTPKYTVEEARAHDANYSAPIYVTFRLVNKETGELKTQEVFFGDFPLMTEMGTFINNGSERLIVSQLVRSPGSYFHLKTDKNGLESFGHTTIPNRGAWFELDTDAKGIGYVRIDRTRKLTFTTMLRALGFGSDDEILELMGESRLLTDTMAKDVHKNPSDTRVEEALKDIYDRLRPGEPKTADSSRGLLVARFFDPKRYDFAPVGRYKFNKKLALKNRLLGLTLAEPIVDPETGEILVNSDTLVTRDVLDVIEPLLDNGLGNFIVEPSSDAVVPEPITLQSVKVYSPKDSERVVTLLSNGTPDAECRVLTPADVISNINYWLGLSEGIGKVDDIDHLGNRRIRSVGELLQNQVRIGLSRMERVIRERMSSSENENITPQGLINIRPVTASIKEFFGSSQLSQFMDQHNPLSELSHKRRFSALGPGGISRDRASYEVRDVHYTHYGRMCPIETPEGPNIGLINNLSSYAKINEYGFIMSPYRRIDRSTGIVTDEVEYLTADEEDNYTVAQANSPLTEEGKFANSTVMARHTGNNIEVEASTADYMDVSPKQVIAVAAACIPFLENDDSNRALMGANMQRQAVPLIDPHAPWIGTGMEHQTARDSGAAIIAKHDGTVEYVDGEEIRVRRTSGELDIYGITKYRRSNSGTSYNQRPLAQLGEKVEKGDIIADGPSMENGEMALGQNPLVAYMTWEGYNFEDAVIMSERLIKDDVYTSIAIEEYESETRDTKLGPEEITREIPNVGEEALKNLDESGIIRIGAEVKDGDLLVGKVTPKGETDPTPEERLLRAIFGEKAREVRDTSLRVPHGGGGIVHDVRVFTRENGDELPSGVNKLVRVFISQKRKIHVGDKMAGRHGNKGVVSNIVPVEDMPYLPDGTPIDIMLNPLGVPSRMNIGQVMELHLGMAARTLGIHIATPVFDGASDDDIWDTVKEAGMSADAKTVLYDGRTGEPFDNRISVGVMYMIKLHHMVDDKLHARSVGPYSLVTQQPLGGKAQFGGQRFGEMEVWALEAYGAANVLQEILTYKSDDVIGRTRAYEAIVKGERIPKPGLPESFRVLVKELQSLGLDMKVLDADSNVLDLRELDEDEVMARPDNTEITPEMLEAQEAIVAQAETEEEALINAENEE, encoded by the coding sequence TTGGCAGGACATGACGTAAAATACGGTAAACACCGTACAAGACGCAGTTTTTCACGTATCAAAGAAGTAATCGGTTTGCCAAACCTCATTGAAGTTCAAACATCAAGTTATAAGAACTTCCTTGACGAAGGGCTTGCAAATGTCTTCAAAGAAATGTTCCCAATTGACAACTTTGCAGGCACAATGGAGCTCGAATTTGTCGGTTATGAAATGAAAACACCTAAATATACTGTTGAAGAAGCGCGTGCACATGACGCAAACTATTCAGCACCAATTTACGTGACATTCCGTCTTGTAAATAAAGAAACTGGTGAATTGAAAACACAAGAAGTTTTCTTTGGAGACTTCCCACTCATGACTGAAATGGGTACATTTATCAATAATGGTTCAGAACGTTTAATCGTCAGCCAGTTGGTACGTAGCCCAGGTTCATATTTCCACCTTAAAACAGATAAAAACGGTCTTGAAAGCTTTGGACACACGACAATTCCTAACCGAGGGGCATGGTTTGAACTTGATACAGATGCTAAAGGGATTGGTTATGTTCGTATTGACCGTACACGTAAGTTAACTTTCACTACAATGCTTCGTGCTCTTGGTTTTGGTTCAGATGACGAAATCCTAGAACTTATGGGCGAAAGCCGACTATTGACAGATACTATGGCAAAAGATGTTCATAAGAACCCTTCTGACACTCGTGTGGAAGAAGCGCTCAAAGACATCTATGACCGCTTGCGTCCAGGAGAGCCAAAAACGGCTGATAGTTCACGTGGCTTACTCGTAGCACGTTTCTTTGATCCAAAACGTTACGATTTTGCTCCTGTAGGACGTTATAAATTTAATAAAAAACTGGCACTCAAAAATCGTTTGCTTGGTTTGACATTGGCAGAGCCAATTGTTGACCCAGAAACTGGTGAAATTCTTGTCAACTCAGATACATTGGTGACACGTGATGTGCTTGATGTGATTGAACCGCTTCTTGATAATGGTCTTGGTAACTTCATTGTAGAACCATCCTCAGATGCAGTGGTGCCAGAACCTATCACTTTGCAAAGCGTAAAAGTTTACTCACCAAAAGATTCGGAACGTGTAGTAACTCTGCTTTCAAATGGTACTCCTGATGCCGAATGTCGTGTATTGACACCAGCAGATGTAATTTCAAACATTAATTATTGGTTAGGACTTTCTGAAGGCATTGGTAAAGTAGATGACATTGACCACTTGGGGAACCGTCGGATTCGTTCAGTAGGTGAATTACTCCAAAATCAAGTTCGTATCGGTCTTTCTCGTATGGAACGTGTGATTCGTGAACGTATGTCATCATCAGAAAATGAAAATATCACACCACAAGGTTTGATTAACATTCGTCCTGTGACAGCTTCAATTAAAGAATTCTTTGGTTCATCTCAACTTTCACAATTTATGGACCAACATAATCCTTTATCAGAGCTTTCTCACAAACGCCGTTTCTCTGCCCTTGGCCCTGGCGGTATCTCACGTGACCGTGCTTCCTACGAAGTTCGTGACGTGCATTATACTCACTATGGTCGGATGTGTCCTATCGAAACACCTGAAGGACCAAATATCGGTTTGATTAACAACTTGTCTTCTTATGCGAAAATCAATGAATATGGTTTCATCATGTCACCATATCGTCGTATTGATCGCTCAACAGGCATTGTTACAGATGAAGTAGAATATCTTACAGCTGATGAAGAAGATAATTATACAGTAGCTCAAGCGAATTCACCATTGACTGAAGAAGGAAAATTTGCAAACAGTACAGTTATGGCTCGTCATACAGGGAATAATATTGAAGTTGAAGCTTCAACTGCTGATTACATGGATGTTTCACCTAAACAGGTTATCGCCGTAGCTGCAGCATGTATTCCTTTCCTTGAAAATGATGACTCAAACCGTGCCCTCATGGGAGCCAACATGCAACGTCAAGCAGTACCGCTGATTGATCCTCATGCTCCTTGGATTGGTACTGGTATGGAACACCAAACTGCACGTGACTCAGGTGCTGCAATTATTGCCAAACATGACGGAACAGTAGAATATGTTGATGGCGAAGAAATTCGTGTCCGTCGTACTTCTGGAGAACTCGATATTTATGGTATTACAAAATACCGCCGTTCAAACTCGGGAACTTCATACAACCAACGTCCTTTAGCTCAACTTGGTGAAAAGGTTGAAAAAGGCGATATCATTGCTGATGGTCCTTCTATGGAAAATGGAGAGATGGCATTGGGACAAAACCCACTTGTTGCCTACATGACATGGGAAGGTTATAACTTCGAGGATGCGGTTATCATGTCTGAACGTCTAATCAAAGATGACGTTTATACTTCTATCGCCATTGAAGAATATGAGTCAGAGACTCGCGATACAAAGCTTGGTCCTGAAGAAATCACTCGCGAGATTCCAAACGTTGGTGAGGAAGCACTCAAAAATCTCGATGAATCAGGTATTATTCGCATTGGTGCTGAAGTAAAAGATGGTGACCTTCTTGTTGGTAAAGTCACACCTAAGGGTGAAACAGACCCAACACCTGAAGAACGCCTACTTCGTGCAATCTTCGGTGAAAAAGCACGGGAGGTACGGGATACTTCACTCCGTGTTCCTCACGGCGGCGGTGGTATTGTCCATGATGTTCGTGTGTTTACTCGTGAAAATGGTGATGAACTGCCTTCAGGTGTGAATAAGTTGGTTCGTGTGTTTATCTCACAAAAACGTAAAATCCACGTTGGGGATAAAATGGCTGGACGTCATGGAAATAAAGGTGTCGTTTCAAATATCGTTCCTGTAGAGGATATGCCTTATCTTCCAGATGGTACACCAATCGATATCATGTTGAATCCACTCGGTGTCCCTTCACGTATGAATATTGGACAAGTTATGGAACTTCACCTCGGTATGGCTGCTCGTACGCTTGGTATCCACATCGCAACACCAGTCTTTGATGGTGCTTCAGATGATGATATCTGGGATACAGTTAAAGAAGCTGGAATGTCAGCAGATGCAAAAACTGTTCTTTATGATGGTCGTACAGGTGAACCATTTGATAACCGTATTTCTGTTGGTGTCATGTATATGATTAAACTTCACCACATGGTTGATGATAAACTCCATGCCCGTTCAGTTGGCCCTTACTCGCTTGTAACACAACAACCACTTGGTGGTAAAGCACAATTTGGTGGACAACGTTTCGGAGAAATGGAAGTTTGGGCGCTTGAAGCTTATGGTGCTGCAAATGTTCTTCAAGAAATATTGACGTACAAATCAGATGATGTGATTGGACGTACTCGTGCTTATGAAGCGATTGTCAAAGGTGAGCGTATTCCTAAGCCAGGCCTTCCTGAATCATTCCGCGTGTTGGTCAAAGAGTTACAATCTCTTGGTCTTGATATGAAAGTCCTTGATGCAGATAGTAATGTTCTTGATTTACGTGAATTAGATGAAGACGAAGTGATGGCTCGTCCTGATAACACAGAAATTACTCCAGAAATGCTTGAAGCACAAGAAGCGATTGTTGCACAAGCGGAGACTGAAGAAGAAGCTCTTATTAACGCTGAAAATGAAGAATAA